gacatgacttacatcggctagcccccgattgtaaattatttgtaagtcattgtataggccacttAAACGATCGTTAAACCTCAAGcatttctgaattgaagtgaaggcgttggcgcatcccgagcggattgctACGCTAGAGACTTTATCCTGTATCCTTTAGCAGTGAGTAAATGAGTATCGAACGAATTGCGCACGAACGAGTCGATGAGTGTATAAGGGAACGacataaaaagtgaaaatacgCATTGATCGACAAATGAATGATGTGTGAATAAATGACTGAATGAATAAAGGAATAGATGAATATGTGGGTGAGTGAGTGAGGAATGATTAATGAATGAGCGAATATTGGAATATGTTGCtcccattcaaaaaaaaaactcacaaagtGATTATTACAGTTTTCAACCCGATCAAAAGTAAAACATTTGGCGGTTAAACAAAAAgtaaatcataaaaattatcacttattattaatatacggtaatgaaataaacatgcaAAATTAAGACCAAGAGGCTGAAATGTGAATCTTGTCAGTATGTTGAAAATTCCTCTGAACGTGACGGATTTTCCGATCCATTTAGAGAATCCATTCACCACGTACCTTAAAGTGACACCTTTTCACTGCTCCACAAAATCGTCGAAGTTCTTCCGAAGCTATAGCTAGATACTTAAACTATCccgaagagatgagcggaaaagAGAAGATGCACTGAAAAATAACACATAAATTGGATCATGGGTAGACTAAAGACGTAGACGGTAGACGACATCTTGAAGTGGGAGTGGTCGAAGTCGGGATCGAACTACTTCGGCACATAAGGAATAAGGGCCGCCTGCATTATTTTCTCTGTCATAAGTATAAGGACGGCTAAAAGCTAGtgaactcagaaaaaaaaattagattttttaccCATAACACTACTTCAACTCATGCGAGAATGGACTTCTACCAAACACCGTTCCAACACCATCGAACATTTGCTGCAAATTCAAAGGACGAACATGtcatagaaatagaaaaaatcagttgatgaaagattttccgAAGGGCCAATGAACAAAAAGAGCTGTGCGGTATAAGTATGGCTGCACTTATCACTGTAAATCGAAATGTAGCCTTGTTAATccataagaaacaaaaaataacaacaaacaagaaacaacaaaCCTAGGTGGCCAAGAGATTCGCGAGAGTGCAATTTCTCCTGCAAAATTTTAGGAATGATCAGGAAAAGACAACTGTTAAGGAAAAACACGGGAATTCGACTAAACCTTTAGGACAAATAATAGAAAGAAGTTGAAGAGATGACATGTATTATAGAATGTAATGTTCACTGTGTAAAACAGTGAACATTAAGGTGTACTTGCCAACTCGATCTCCTATGTGCGTAGCTGTTCTCAAAAATGATATAGGGGCAATGGGACCACCTATATAATGTGGGTATTACCAGATGAGGGTaaaagaaatacagaaaactGATCGACATTGATAGCAGCATTTCATCAAATTCCCCTAAAACCCTCGATCAGTTAGCAACCTAACAAATCCCAAAACTAATCCATATCCAGAgacaaaaggaagaaaaatatatgCAGTACTGCTGCAGCTTCGAGGTTAAGGtttcagaaagaaacaaataaatgaatagggTGGGACACTGCTAAAGTTTTCTTGGGCCCTAACTAGCCCGACAGCCTAATCCACATTTATCAATGTGATCTAGTTTAATAGATTGATCTCCTAGCCTCTACTTATTGTATTTCATAGATCTGTCATAAAGAAATCAAACACCCCTTTCATCCAGTAGACAGAATTAATTTTGTTCTTATCTAAGTTTTACCTAATTGAAATAGatcaattattaattttgtttGAGTCGAAAGAAAACACCAGTCAGTTCTGAGGAAAAATAAGAGTAAAGATTTAGATTTTCAATCGAATTATATGAATACATACGTAAATATGTACACTTGTGCAGAGATATTTCGTCTATTTTACATACACAGATTTTGTGCTCAGCATTTGTCGAAGCTGTGTACGAGGGAAATATTTATATCATTGGAAAAGTGTAATCTAACCAAATACGATTGAAATAGAAAAGTGTAATTCAATCGACCAGGGAGAAAAGCCAGCTTAATCTCAATACTGTAACGTCTTGAGGCAATATGTATTAACACTAAATAGGTACGGTAAGGACAAGTTCACGTGTTACCCTTAGTTCCCCTGAGTTCCCTAGGAACGTAGGTAAAAAAATGGTTCAGAAAACCTTCATAGTAGTTGTTGAATGGCTACTTTTCTGTGTTTATATTCCTTaacattattacattatagccgacacaaaacaacatgaagcacagtgcagctgcgtaagcgtactgcgctcgaagcggtgcagtggagcgcagcggttaggatcgagggaggaTCCTTGCTAGCGCCATTCTTCGCAGCAGTTCgcgagggtcccatctcgattctaaccgttttcttcaccgcgccgcatGGAGCacagccgcatacgcaacgCACCGCTTCTAGCTCagctgcttgcgcaactgcaccgtggttcatgtcgttttaaccctatTGTACATTCCGCATTACTCGATACTATATTACTTTATACATTCAGTCTTTCTCAATACGTGTGCATCTATCTTTGCTTCTAATTAAATCACCAGTTCACTGCTCATCAAAGAATAAGCTCAATGAAGTACCTTCGTgaaacgaaataaaagaatgGAGTGAAGAAatgcataagaaaaaaaaaaaacagaataatgATTAGTGATGAGTAATGATGCAAAATATGATATGATAATGAAGGTTTTCTTTGGTAGAAGGAGGTTAGAATGGAAGATTTGACTGGGTCCGGTGGAGAGAACCAGGAGTTGATTCATCGGCGGTAAGAGCTCAGATGAGTTTAACTcttacagaaaaagaaacccgAAGAAATATGAGAAACCGTGTATAATTCTGACCAGCTTTGATGAAAACTCGGCGGAAGACAAAGGGCGCCAGGTTGATGGTGTCCGGTCAAATAGGAAAGTAGATCACACTCAATCGATTATGATCATTTGAATCgaatcaaaattcaaaatcctcCCATCAAATTCGTGATTGAAAGCAGGAACCTTATCtattttttgtacattttcccTTATATCCCCTTAATGCTTAGTTTatgcaaaaatggaaaattaatTCCAATAATCCCTTAAATCACCATCAATTTTGGTCTCCATTATCGATCTTATGAACTCGAGTTACGGTAGCGTGCGCCGCGTTAATCTTCGAAATGCTCCCGTAGCGGTGTTATCGATTTCTCTGCTCCTTCCattcttttcatgaaattaattttatttctcatgAAATTTTTAATGAGCTACTGCTTTTCTCATAGTTTCTCCACCCCCTGAGGGTTGCAAAAGTTGCAGGATTCTAACAGGGGAGCACATAACACTTTGAACTTATCTGGGATTCCTGAACACTCGGCTTTTCGAATTATTCGCAGCCGATTGATCGTCCCACTAATCGAATAATAATCAGATCAGGTCCAAAGTAAAAGGTTTGTGCGGGTTTCAATGCAGTTCATAGACGTTTTCATgcgtttttcatttaattcttcATCTCTTCATTAAAGGGATTGCTcgggaaatttctttctttcttcttttctccttgtgTAATCCAGAACCAGATTCCAAGCGTTCCTAAAAGCCATGTTTTTTCATCCAGTAATTCTGCCGAGTAGGAGACGCCGTTGATTGTCTCACGTATTCGCTGAATCTACCGTAATCCCAATCTATTCTGTAGTTGATCTatctattaatttatttcggATAATAGCCAGaactaatttccttttttctcatgttCTTTCCTTCCTACGTATTCCCTTCCCTTACTACTTGCCTTAAAGAGCTATTTGTATCCAAGCACACTAATTATTCACTCTCTAATCTCCTATTTTATGACCACTCcaagttatttatttgttattgacGTAAATTCCGCGCAGTAATTCATTCCTCCTCGGCTCTATAAGTaaaactcaacaaaaaaaaagtcggctTTTCTTTAAGTACGCACATCATTCTGAATAAATAGATGACTTCGCACTTTGGCGCTTACGGAAAATTGATGCTCTCATTACGTTCGAATGGATACGGTTAAGaccttttccaaaaaaaaaagctgcaagGAAAATTGAGCAAATGCTCGTAATCTAGGGGCTAGAGGGCCTATGCGAATTAATGATTATCGTTTATCGTCAATCGTGAGGTAAATGTGCTTGCACTAGAATAAAAGTTTTCTCAGGAGTATAAGAcggtaaaaaattaaattaaaaataaattaggtaaaaattttaataaaataaatatcactCTGCTCATCTAAAAATAAGTCGTGCCTAAACTCTGTGGCACCTAGAATTGCCGGGGTGAGTAACAAGTCTTAAGACCTACCTTCGCCCGCATTTCAAAGcctattttaatttaaatgtgCAAGTTCAAAGCTGTGTGAGGTGGATAAAGAGTTTGAAACCCTGGCAGAGGAAGAATTCTTGCAAGCAGAGGTCAATTCATCTTAATCTAGTATGTGGACGAGCACAATTTGCTGCATTTACATGATTAAAAGCAGAGCTTCGGTAGGTTTCTTTCAGTTTAGATGCAGCATTCCACGAAGTTTATGATTATGATCTATGGATCCCACCACGAATAGACAGGAGTGCGCACGTAGTTCACCATTACAGCCACGAACTGAGCGTAATCACGCTCATCACCCTAAATAAagtgtaaaggataaagagtctggcgttaatcaatccgcttgggatgcaccaccacactaacttcaattcagaaccgtttggatgacttgcgggggctagccgatgtgtcaagtcaatgtttctatcctcccagacaagtctggtaccagtttatcgactctgaaaggatgaaaagtttggttggcaccaggacggtttcgaacctccgatcgatcgaaCAGGAAGTGGGcctctaaccactacactacacgCGCTCATCACCTTGCTAATTAAGGAAATGGCATATGAAAGATCCTTCCTTGCACCTCTCTTCAACGATGAGCAGCAAAACGAAGGTGATCCGCAATGCATCTGCTGCAGTAAAGGTAGTGCAGCTTCTGCTACTTATTTGGATTGTATTATTTAGACAGAGGACGTAAAATGACGGCAGAATTGCTTCCCTGTTTTCTATCGCAGAACAACTTGTacgggagggggggggggaaacaTCGCTGGTTCTCACGATTTCTGGATTACTACGGTAACCAAGCGTAATCACGAGCTGAACTCATAGCAACAACAAGAACTACATCCTTATCCCCATCTATTCATggaaaggcatcatcccacgaatctgaggtggtacggatttcaggtggagtattcgtatacgggatcgtagattatggagagggggtagttctgtccatttcttcctaattgccgtaaaaaaaaaaacggttcagagtgcacaaggctggcccgctccaatcgaactcgttgtagaaagtagcgcgccggaaatATCATGCTTATTGATATTATCATCATCGTCGATTGTCGCTACGTTAATATTTTACCTTACCTTtgccttttttcaagaaatttgcccttttttccttcctaacTTCGCGATGTTCTCTTCTCTCTCCCtaaatttcttggatttatGAAGTGAAGAGGAGAAACGGGAAAGAAAGGTTAGGTCCTTCTTAAAAGATCAGCACCATTCTTAGAGACAATTTATGAGCAGAATTAAACGATAGGTCAGGCAATAATCATGAAATTGTTCAGTATTAATCAGCCCCTCCAGTGGTGTGAGCGAATACAGACTTTTAAGAGCAAGAATTTTAGTTAGATGGTTTCATAGGAGAAGCAAACACCAggaattcttttttgagaTAAAGATGTAATTCGAGTGAAACGGTAAAATTCAAACTAAAatgtatttttccttttgttgaaacatttttctaaTATCGCTACGGAAGAGTTTAATTAGAGCTGCATATGTCTGAGCACGAATAATTGCTTCATTCCAAGGATCACGCTGCAACTACTCTATAGTGATCGTTTCATAACTTCGTCTGCTGCTCTAATTTCTGCTTCTGAGACTAATTGTTGGAGACCTACATATTGAGCCTCAACAATGAAAGAATAATCacatgagtttttcttttccgttgaaagttttgaaaatttccattcaaTTCAAAACAGAGGAATTTTGAGTTCTCTccgtaataaataaacttcAATAGCGGCTATTCCGCAAGAAAAATGTCAGACTGCGATTAGCATCTGAGTGAAAGCGATTGATAATCCatcaaaaacttcttttctctgaAGTAAAGTCACTTTACTAAGCTCTTATACACAATAGAACCTCCCTGAAACATTCATAGTCAACACTTGATTACCAAAGGTTGCGTGCATAAAGAGGACTACACGGGGTGCTCGAATTTTATATATCTCCGGGAAAAAAACccttcgatgttttttttttcatcccatGAATCTTCTTCCTTCTACCTTATATACGCCCTCATCATTCACACAGACACACGCAATTCGATTTTTCATTAAATCCTCTATTACACTCTTTAtaacaaaatgaacaaaaattgtgactaactgaattttctaaatttcttaaTTCAGgttaatttttctcaatgacgtaattatttcaaatataacAATCTAAGAACGTCAAAGTTAAGTCAAAAAACTGTACATTACCAGAAAAACGATTCGCTCACGTCCTGCTCACGTTCAGTAAAGAACGcagatttcttttcatgtaTCCACGAATCTACTctaaaacataaatgaaagtTGTccaaaaaaccttttttttttcaaaagaactcGTTCTTCTGGTCGAATTTCGACTTCGACTCtctgtttttcaatttttactaAGTAAAAATGTTGAGTGCTCTCTCTGAGGCTGTTATTGTAATTTATTAAATGCTATGAATATTTATTactcaataagaaaaaaactgactggCTGTAGAAATGATTTATCGTGTTCTAGTTCTGAACTGTCCAAATGATAACCGAAACCgccgaggttttttttttaaatttttctcaaaaggtCTTCAAAGTAAAGGTACATAGGAGCTTTATATCgcaaatatattttttgatcCTCCCGAGAATAATGCATGTGAACAGTTTTTAGGACAAACAgttctaataataaataaattgatataaacaaataaacaaatagataaataaatggataaatgaATGGGCAGATAAATAATTTGACAGAATTAAGTATGCTGGAAAAGCGAGGGTGATGAGAAGTGTCCTTGCAACACAATTAAGGCACGTGAGACTATATTGGTTGGTGATTCCGGAAATTACGTTGCCATAGAAATGATGTAGAAACATTTGagtacaaataaaaacaattcagTGACAAATTAATCTTATACTAAGAAAAGCAGCCCTTATCACACCACTGCAAAAAGCGACAAAGTGCTATGTATGAGAATATTCGCAGTAGCGTACTGACCATCCTAAACGCTCCTAAAGACAAACATTCCAGCTTCGAAGTGAAAATCTGTTCGAACAAAGCATCCAAATCGCTTGATGGGGTTCGTAACTTGTAAGAAAAGCACATAATAAAGCGAGAACATCTGTTCCCAATCAACGATGAGCATTTGTGGGGATAAACAGTAATCTGAATGATAAACAGATGTGCAAGCGAAGCAATTTCTAATTATCAGCGAACACAGTTCATATGGATAGAAGACCatagaatagaagaatggATAGAAGAGAGTAGCAAAAAACTAGAATTAAagcaaactgaaaaaaatctctcgaATTTTCCAAGAggaatttcctgaaattgCTTCACGTACCAAAGAGGAATTTCCTAAAATGTTGTCGAGATTGGAAGAATTTCAAGGAATATATCAGGACACAATATGTGTGATTGCCCTCCTCGTCCTAATTTGGCCAAAACACTCCACGGGATTACCTCTGAACGTATTTACAAAATAGATTGGAATCCTCCTGTTTAACTCCCTCAATAATATTAAGTGCAGCATGGACTGCTACGAATAACTCGACGTTTTGTCAGCTACttattcattgttttaaaatttgtttaatgGTCCGAGAAAGAGCGAGATTGCAGAAAAAGCAGCTTTAAGTTCTATTAGGCATTAAAGTGTCTCTTTTCTCGAAATCTTCAACAGTACTGGAAACGGATGGACCGCATCGTTTGGTTATATTAATCCGTGTCACTTATCATCACTACTAAGGGGTAAAGCGAAAGTGAAAATTGTTAAAAGgacaggaaataaaaaaaggataaagtcaatggcgtattaatccacttggaatgcgccaacgcgttttactggaattcgtagtcctatacaatgacttgcgagggccagccgatgatcacgtcagtgtttttatcctcccagacaaatctgataccaatttatcaaccccggagggatagaatgcttggtttgcactagggcggttctGAACTCTCGACGGTGTGGCTGgatacaacggacctctaaccgactgcaccacacccgccccaataATTAAGACAGGAAATAGGATAactaattcgaaaaaaaaaatagttgtaCAACAACTCAGGCTAATACTCATACTTTTCTCGAGATTCATACCATAGCAGCATGCAGAACGTTTCGGATCCTGAGAAGAATATATGAAGAATCTAGAATATACGAAGGATCTTACAGTCTGGACGCATGAAGCTGGAATCGAATGATCAGAGCAAAATCCAATGAGTGCAATCGCTTGGTGATGTTTCCATGAATTTTCGTAGCATGAACCGATTTAAGAAATAAACCGGCACAAACAACtcaaaattttgattaatAACAGATTTTCTCGATCAGTGTCTCCCTTTCTTGGTCAAGACAAAAACGAATTTTGAGAAAGAGTCATCAGAGTtcccatttaaaaaattctgaatcATCCTTAAAACAACCCTTTTTTCACCATTCACGTGAATATCATTTCTGTTCTTTACTTCTCCTTTTATTTGAATGCACCTACCCACTTCTCTCATCAAAAccaacttccttttttttcgaagctggTCATGTGATCAAAGGAGAGTCATCATGCACCTGACTTCTTTAGTAACATCTTAAATCCGATTTCTTCAGTTAAAGACGAATTTCCAccatgaacgaaaaaaatcctgacgAATCCATAAATTAGTTGAGCATGAGTCAAataggagaaagaaaacaagtgaaTGATTACTTTTTATCGGAGGAGATTAATTTAAGAACGATATTTTCACATATTGACCGAAGTTCTGGATTGGTCATGAAGCAATAGGaacattcttttcaaaatagaCTTTAATCTAACACCAACTTTATCCAGGATGAAACAAAACTCA
This window of the Necator americanus strain Aroian chromosome III, whole genome shotgun sequence genome carries:
- a CDS encoding hypothetical protein (NECATOR_CHRIII.G13226.T2) — translated: MNHGAVAQAAELEAYLAIASEELRRFCGAVKRCHFKGKKRNMYVALAFHCFFAFHRSQEEYENLKKDVSERF